A region of the Pseudomonas silesiensis genome:
CGATCTGCGTGGTTTTCAGTGCGGTGACCTGAGCGGTGGTCAGGGCCACGACTTGTGCGGTGGTCAGCGCCGGTACTTGCGCGGCCGAGAACGCGCCGATGTTGGGCATGGTGATGACCGCGATCTGCGCAGTGGTCATCAGGGCGATCTGAGCGGTGCTCAAGGCTGCGATATCCTGGGTTGCGAGCCCAGCAATGGTGGTTGTACTCAAGGCAGCGACTTGCGCTGGGGTCAACGAAGAAATAAAGCTCATGAACGCATCCTGTGTAGGGGTCATTTACTGCGCTGCCAGCGTTGTCGCCGTAGCCTTGGGTGAGAATTTGGTAGCCCACCTGTCGTTAGCGACACAATCGGTAGAAACATTAAGAATCTTTTTTGATGGCGTTTTGCCTTTTTCGGCTTTTTGGTTATAAAAAAACGCAGCGTTATAGGCTCGCACAGTAAAAATTAATATCACATGGCCACTGTTCGAGGGTTTACGCCATTCTTGGCGAGCTGACGAAACGGTGCGACGTTGTACCGCCATGACCTTGACCCTTACCCGGCACTTCCCCTAGTGTGCGCGGGACATGTCGTCCGTCGGCAAGCACTGGTCAGCGGAACATGCCCCCATTCCCCCTTTTGCCATCCGGCAAGGGCCTCGATCGAGTAACTGATTGTGAAAACCTTCCTCCATGTAGGTTGCGGTCCAAAGAGCAAGAACAACACGACCAAGGGCTTCGCCTCGGAACAATGGCAAGAGTTGCGCTTCGATATCGATGAGAGTGTCAACCCGGACATCGTCGGCACCATGACCGACATGTCCCAGGTCAAGGACGCTTCGGTGGATGCGCTGTTCTCCAGCCACAACATCGAGCATCTCTATCCCCATGAGGTGCCGGTAGCCCTGGCGGAGTTCAAGCGCGTGCTCAAGCCTGGCGGTTTCGTGATCATCACCTGCCCGGACCTGCAATCGGTGTGCGCCCTGGTCGCCGAGGACAAGCTGACCGACGAAGCCTACCTTTCGCCCGCCGGCCCGATCGCGCCCATCGACATCCTCTATGGCCATCGCCCGGCCATGGCCAACGGCAACGTGTTCATGGCGCACCGTTGCGGTTTCACCAAGAAGGTTCTGACCGGCTCCCTGCAAGCGGCCGGCTTTGACATGGTGCTGCCGATACAGCGTGCCCATCCGGCCTACGACCTCTGGGCGGTGGCGGCACTTGCTCCGATCTCCGAGCAGGAAGTGGTGGCGATCGCCAACCAGCATTTCCCTGGCTAAGCCATGCTGAACCGCGAGCCCGGCATGCAGCATTGGCGGCCGGGCTGTAGCCGTCCGGTCAGCACCCACTCCTGACCGTTCTGCACATTAGCCAAGATAGTGGACACCATACTTAGTGGACACTACTTTGGGTCCGATCAAGGGTTGCGCCGGGTCTCCAGCGCCGTAAACAACAACATGCCGGTCAGCATGGCCAACATGAACACGATCACTTGCCAGCGCCCCGTCAGCAGAATTGCCACAGCGGGGCCAGGACAGATGCCCGCGATTCCCCAGCCGATGCCGAACAACAGGCTCCCCCCGATCAAGCGCGGGTCCAACT
Encoded here:
- a CDS encoding class I SAM-dependent methyltransferase, translating into MKTFLHVGCGPKSKNNTTKGFASEQWQELRFDIDESVNPDIVGTMTDMSQVKDASVDALFSSHNIEHLYPHEVPVALAEFKRVLKPGGFVIITCPDLQSVCALVAEDKLTDEAYLSPAGPIAPIDILYGHRPAMANGNVFMAHRCGFTKKVLTGSLQAAGFDMVLPIQRAHPAYDLWAVAALAPISEQEVVAIANQHFPG